One Mercurialis annua linkage group LG3, ddMerAnnu1.2, whole genome shotgun sequence DNA window includes the following coding sequences:
- the LOC126674976 gene encoding peptide methionine sulfoxide reductase-like produces the protein MATPSNTANPAQDPDLDQPDNPNHEFAQFGAGCFWGVELAFQRVHGVVKTEVGYSQGHTPDPNYKLICTGTTNHVEIVRVQFDPNVCPYTNLLSVFWSRHDPTTLNRQGGDVGSQYRSGIYYYNENQARLAEKSKEAKQAEFKNKNIVTEILPAKRFYRAEEYHQQYLEKGGGRGSKQSAAKGCTDPVRCYG, from the exons GATAACCCAAATCACGAGTTCGCTCAATTCGGAGCCGGCTGCTTCTGGGGAGTGGAGCTTGCGTTTCAGCGAGTTCACGGGGTCGTCAAAACAGAAGTCGGATACTCACAGGGTCACACTCCCGACCCGAATTACAAACTGATTTGCACCGGCACCACTAACCATGTCGAGATAGTCCGCGTCCAGTTCGACCCGAATGTTTGCCCTTACACCAATCTCCTCTCCGTATTCTGGTCCCGCCACGATCCAACCACTCTCAATCGTCAG GGCGGTGACGTGGGATCGCAGTACAGGTCAGGAATATACTACTACAATGAAAATCAAGCTAGGTTAGCTGAGAAATCGAAGGAGGCTAAGCAGGCGgaatttaagaataaaaatattgtgacTGAGATTTTGCCGGCGAAGAGATTTTACAGAGCGGAAGAGTATCATCAGCAGTATCTTGAAAAAGGCGGTGGTCGTGGCTCGAAGCAGTCTGCTGCAAAAGGCTGCACTGATCCGGTTAGATGTTACGGTTAG